Sequence from the Nocardia cyriacigeorgica GUH-2 genome:
GGGCCGAGTACCTCGAGATCGTCGATGCGAACACCGGCCGGCTCGTCGACGGCACCGTGCCCATCGCGATCGACACCGGGGATCGAAACCTGGACGACTGTGTGGTCAGCGCGAATCATGCGGCGGCGGCCTGCGGATTGTCCGGAAGTACCGACGCTGTCCTGGTGGTCGACGTCGCCACCAGCCGGATCACCGAGACGGTGGAGGTGCGCGGCGATGTCTCCCGCCTGACCGCCGTCGCCGACCGATTCGTCTTCGTGGACCGGCCCGATCATCGGCAATCACCGCTGCTGCGGGTGCTGGGCCTGGACGGGCGGGAACTGGCTCCGCTCAGCGGAACCGACATCGCGTCGACCACGCCGTCGGGGCAACCACGCCATGAGATCGAACTCTTCGGCCTGGTCCGCCTCGCCGTCGTCACCTCAGCACCAGACCCGTCGAACCCGCTGTCGAAGTACGAGTTTCGGGTGATCCGCCTGGAAGACGGCGCGGAAATCCTGCGACGCGAGACCGTCGAGCCCCTGGAGCGCGGCAGCTGGAACGTCTTCATCGACGGGTTCGTTCTCGACGACGGCGACACACGCGGGATCTACGACCGCAACGGCACCAAGACCGCCGACCTGCCGGCGGGTTGGCGGCCGAGCCAGCGACCCTACTACACCGACCCGAGCCCGCCGGAGACCTCCGTGCCGATCGTGATCAAAACCGACGGCAACAAGACCACCTACGCCGGTGTGAGCCCGCGCAACGGGATCGTGCTGTGGGAGCAGCAGTCCTACGGCGCCGACGACAGTCCCGAACAATTGCTGTTCCGCGGCGTCGGCACCCTGATCACGACCTACGAGATGAGCCGGATCGTGGACGCGTACTCCGGTGAGTACGCGATCAGCGCCGCCTCGCCCGACGACTGCACCATTCTCGGCACCGACGGCACCCGCATCGCCATCGCCCGCGACTACGGCTCCTCGGGCAACCGGCTCGAGGTATGGGACAGCAAGGGGCAGGTCTGGGAAGTCACCAGCGAGCACATGGCTGTCGCGGTGGGCGGCAAGGTCTATCTGGGGAATCTGCGGCTGTTCTGAGCGCAGCCGCGCCCATCACCGGCCGTGAACCCGGCCCGATCTAGCTGAATACCACCGTTCTCAACGCTGCGAGCAACGAAACTCATTGCACAGCAGTCAGTACCGTGCGACAGCCCACGGTCAGGAACGCCCCTGCGCGGCATCACGCTCCGCGATGCGCGCCCATACCGCCGGATCGGTGCGCGGCCCACCCGGCATGTTCGCCCCGTACCGCTCGATCTCGGCGTCGATATCGAGCGGCCCGGTCAACGCCGCACCCGGCCGCAGCGCCTCTTCGACCCGCGCATCGGGCACCAGCCAGCACACCTCGAACTCGATGCCATCCGGGTCGCGCCCGTAGAGCGCCTTGGTCGAACCATGATCACCGGAACCGGTGAGCGCACCCGCCCGCGCCAACGCGGCCCGCATGGCGGCGAGCTCGGTCAAGGTGTCGACCTCCCACGCCACGTGATACAGCCCGACCGACCCGGGCGGCGCCGCCACCGCCCTACGCGCCTGGAACAACCCCAGGTCGTGATCGTTGGCCGACCCCGCATGCCGCAGGAACGCGCCACCGGGGAACCCCATCGGCAGCCGCTGGAAGCCGAGAACGTCCTCGTAGAAAGCGAGACTGCGTTCCAGGTCCGACACGTACAGCACGACGTGGTTGATGCCCCGCATACCCATACTCCTCACCTCGCCGCCTCCGCCACGCCTCGGACGCGCGGAACCATCGCCTTCCATAGTGCTCTCGCTCCGGTTCCGGCGGCCGATCGCGTCCCGGAGATCGGGACTCCGCCCGGTCAGGCCCTGGGTAGTTCACCTCATGCTCGTGCGCCGACAGGATGGGCTGTTCGCCCGATGAGGGACCCCCGCCCCCGGTCCTACTGTTCGACCATGAGCACCGTGACACAAGACCGGCACACCGCCGGCACCACCTATCGTCCATTGATCGAATCCGAACTCACGGAGGCGGACGAGATCTTCCGCCTCGCCTTCGGGACGTTCATCGGCTTGCCCGACCCGATGGCGTTCGCCGAAACCGCCGACCTGGTACATACCCGGTGGGCGGCCGACCCGAGTGCCGCCTTCGCCGCCGATATCGACGGCCGGCTGGCCGGGACCAACTTCGGCACGCACTGGGGCAGTGTCGGTGTCGTCGGCCCGTTGACGGTCCGCCCCGAATACTGGGACCGCGGTCTGGGGTCGCTACTGATGGAGCCGGTGATGGAGCGCTTCGCCGCCTGGGACACCACCATCCAGGGGCTGTTCACCTTCGCCCAGAGCCCCAAACACGTCGAGCTGTACCGCAAATTCGGCTTCTGGCCGCGCTATCTCACCGCGATCATGCGTAAACCCGTGCAGCGCACGCAGCCGGCACCGGGATGGATGGCCTACTCCGAACTGTCCGGGGCCGAGGAGTCCACGGTGCTGTCGATGTGCCGCACCCTGACCGATTCGGTGTATCCGGGATTGGATCTGTCGGGCGAAATGGCCCGTGCCCGCACCCACGGCGACACCGTGCTGCTCACCGACGGCCGATCGGTGACCGGGATGGCAGTCTGCCACCTCGGCGCGGGCACCGAAGCCGGACACGACGTCTGCCTGGTGAAGTTCGGTGCCGTCAGCCCGGGCCCGGGCGCGGCGGAACGGTTCGACCGACTCCTCGACGCATGCGAGGATCTCGCCGCCGAACGCGGCACCGGAGTACTGGAAGCCGGCACGAACCTGGCCCGCACGCACGCCTACAGCACCATGATCGCGCGCGGATACCGCACCTACCTGCAGGGCATCGCGATGCATCGTCCCGGCGATCGCGGCTACAGCGATCCCGAGTCCTATGTGATCGACGATTGGCGTTAGGCGAGATCGTGGCGGTAGGCATAGGCCGTCGCGGCGGCACGCGAAGAGACCCGATCTTGGTGAAGATATTGCTGAGATGGCGAGCGACGGTCTTATCGCTCAGCGAAAGCGATTGCGCGATAGCGTGATTGGTCAGCCCGCCGGAGACCAGGCGCAGCACCTCGGCCTCGCGTTCGGTCAGGCCGGCCGGTAACGGCGACAGCCCGCGATCGGCGAGCAACGCGTCGGTGGCCTCGACATCCGGCCCAGCGCCCAGCCGAGCGAAGATCGACCGGCAGGCCGCCCATTCCACAGCGGCGGCCTCCTCGTCGCCGACCGCCCGGCAGGCCGTGCCGATCAGTCGGCGGGTGCGCGCGAGTTCGTAGGGGATGTCGAGTTCCGCCCAGATCCGTACCGCGGACCGTAGCTCGGGCAGCGCCGCGACCGGATCGTCGTCGGCCAGGTGCAGCGCTCCGCGCGCATAGGCGGCGCGGGCCCGCGCCGCCGGTCCGATATCGGCCAGCTCGTCCAGCTCGGCCACCACCTGCTGCGCCCGCGCGTACTCCCCCGCGGTCGTCGTCAATTCGGCCATGGCCGGCAACAGTGACGCGCGGGCGAGGCGGTCGGCGGGCCGTTCGGCCAACGCCCGCGCCAACCCCGCCGCGGCCGCCTCGGAACGCCCCTGCGCGGCGCGCAGCAACGCCATCCCGGGCTGGACCTCGCTGCCGTATCGGCCGGCATGCGCGAACGCCTCCTCGGCGCCGCTGAGATCGCCGACCACGCGCCGGATCTCACCGACCTGGTACCAGGCGCGGCCGGCGTCCATCGCGACCGTGCCGTTCTGCTCCTGGCAGGCCAGCCGCGCCTCGCGTTCGGCCTCGGTCCACGCACCGTGCAGCCACAAGATCACCGACCGGTGCATCCGGCACGATCCGGAAATCGGCGTCCCGGCACCGTGCGAACACGCCCACTGCTCGAACGCCGACGTCCACGCCTGCGCCCGGGCGATATCGGAGATGGCCTCGCAGACGTTGATCGAGCTGCAATAGATGCCCGCGCTGACCAGCGGACTTCGCACCTCACCCGAGAGCACGGCCAGCATCGCTTCATCGAGCAGGGCCACAGCGGCAGCGATATCGCCGAGGGCGGCGAGCGCGCGCCCCTGCTGGTGCAGACCGTAGCCGACCAGATCGCGATCGCCGTGGCGTTCGCCGATCGCGGTGACGCGACGCCCGAGTTCCAGCGAGAGGTCGAGGTTGCCGGCGAAGTAGTTCGCCTCGGCCTCGGCCAGGCACAACATAACCGTGCGCCGCGCATTCGGGCTCAGTGGCGAGCAGGCGCTGGGCACGCGCCAGCCAGCCCATCGCCGCGGCCATATCGCCGCGCAGACTCAGCACCAGGTGGATGCGATAGGCACACAGTGCGGCCTCGCGGTGCGCGCCACCCTGCACATGCTGCGCGTACAGCCGGCTGCGCAGCTCGATGCTGTGCTCGGTGTGCCCGAGCAGGTGGGCGCATTCGGCGAGGATCTCCTGGTCGGTGGGATCGAGTTCGGCGGTTTCGGCGGCCCGGCCCAGCAGCGCATACGCCTCGTCCCACGCGGCGGCGCGGAACGCGGTTCGGCCCGGCTCGACGTCAGCGACCACATCAACACGGTCCCCCTCGCGGCACGTGCACGCAAGGGTCGACGGCACTACGCTGGCCCGCGACCTGCGAAAGGAGCCGTATGAGCACCGCCACCGCCGACCGGCTGGCCGAGATCGCATTTCCCCTGACACCGTGCCCGGACTTGAACCGGGCGTTCCATGAGCATTGGCCGGTGCGCCTCGGCGACACCGACGGCCAGGAGCGGCTGCGGCTCGACGCCGTGGCGCGCTACCTTCAGGACATCGGCTACGACCATCTGCAGGTGGTGGAGGACGGCGATCTGCATCCGGGCTGGATCGTGCGGCGCACGGTCATCGACGTGCTGGCGCCCATCGAATTCGGCGACCGGGTGCATCTGCGGCGCTGGCCGTCGGCGCTGTCGAACCGCTGGTGCAATATGCGCATCCAGGTCAGCAGCGAAAACGGCGGGCAGATCGAGACCGAGATGTTCCTCATCCACGTCGATATCGAGGCCGGCCGCCCGGCCCGGATGACCGACCGGTTCATGGCGCCGATGCTCGCGGCCACCGACCAGCACCGGCTGCGCTGGCGTCCGGCGCTCGAGGAATCCACCGGCGTCGACGCCGACCTGCGGCCGTTCCCGCTGCGGGTGACCGACGTGGACCGCTACGGCCACGTCAACAATGCGGTGCACTGGGAAGCCGTCGAAGAAGCCCTCGCCCGCTTCCCCGACGCACCCGCCGCGCCCTACCGGGTGATCCTCGAACACGCCGGACCGGTCATGGCCGGCGACGAGGTGCAGATCCGCTCCTGGCAGGGCGCGGACGGGCTGCGCGTACAGCTCGAAGTCGACGGCAGCGCACGGACTTTGGCGCGTATCGAGAGCGTCTGACCGGAGCGGGAGCGGAGCGGATCCGTGTCCGCTCCGCCTCCCCGCACTCAGCTGGTCTGGATCTCGCTGCGATCCCCGCTCCACAGCGTGTGGAACTTGCCTTCGGCGTCGATGCGCTCGTAGGTGTGGGCGCCGAAGAAGTCGCGCTGACCCTGGGTGAGGGCGGCGGGCAGGCGTTCGGCGCGCAGGGCGTCGTAGTAGGACAGCGACGAAGCGAACGCGGGCACGGGGATGCCGAGCATGGTCGCGGTAGCGACGACCCGGCGCCAGCTGTCGATGCCGGTTTCGATGGCCTCGCGGAAGTACGGCGCCAGGATCAGGCTCTCCAGATTCGGGTTCTCGTCGTAGGCCTCCTTGATCCGGTTCAGGAACCGGGCCCGGATGATGCAGCCGCCGCGCCAGATGGTGGCCAGATCACCAGGCTTGAGGCCCCAGCCGTATTCGGCGCTGCCGGCGGCGATCTGGTCGAAGCCCTGCGCGTAGGCGACGACCTTCGAGGCGTAGAGCGCGCGGCGGATGTCCTCGGTGAAGGTCTCCACATCGGTGGGCTTGTCGGCCAGCGTGCCCGCGGCCAAACCCTTGGCGGCGGCGCGCTGGGCGCGGGAACCCGACAGCGCGCGAGCGAAGACCGCCTCGGCGATACCGGTGACGGGAATGCCCAGATCCAGCGCGGACTTCACCGTCCAGCGGCCGGTGCCCTTCTGCTCTGCGGCATCCACGATGACGTCGACCAGCGCCTTGCCGGTCTTGGCATCCACCTGGTTGAGCACCTCGGCGGTGATCTCCACCAGGTAGCTCTCCAGATCACCGGAATTCCACTGGGTGAACACATCGGCGATCTGCTTGGCGTCGAAGCCGAGCGCGTCGCGGAACAGGTGGTAGGCCTCGCCGATGAGCTGCATATCGGCGTACTCGATGCCGTTGTGCACCATCTTCACGAAATGCCCGGAACCATCGGGGCCGATGTGGGTGCAGCAGGGAGTGCCGTCGACCTTCGCGGCCACCGATTCCAGCAGCGGGCCCAGCGATTCGTAGGACTCGGCCGGGCCGCCCGGCATGATCGACGGACCGTTGAGCGCGCCCTCCTCACCACCGGAAATGCCAGCGCCGACGAAGTTGAGCCCGCGCTCGCGCAGCGACGCCTCGCGCCGGATGGTGTCGGTGTAGAGGGCGTTGCCGCCGTCGATGATGATGTCGCCCGGCTCCATGGCCGCGGCCAGTTCCTCGATGACGGCGTCGGTGGCCTCACCGGCCTTGACCATGATGAGCACCCGGCGCGGCTTCTCCAGCGCGGCGATCAGTTCCTCGATCGACTCCGTGCGCACGAAGTCACCGTCGCCGCCGTGCTCGGCCAGCAGGGCGTCGACCTTGGCGATGCTGCGGTTGTGCAAGGCGACGGTGTAGCCGTGCCGCGCGAAATTGCGGGCGATATTGCTGCCCATGACCGCGAGGCCGGTGACCCCGATCTGTGCGCGCGCGGTGGGAGATGTCATCGGCGGGTTCTCCTTGTCGATCGAGCTCGATGTGAACCCCCGCAGTCTAGGCAGCGCGCCGATGGCCGCCCGGCCCGCGCTCGGTCGCGGCGCTACTACTGGCCCACCGCGCCGGTTCCGGTGACGAAATCGCGCTGCGCCGAGATCGACGCACCCATCCAGCGCCGCAGGTAGGCGCGCAATTCGTCCTCGGTGCGCGGCGGATCGCCCGGCGACACCAGGAACGAATGCATCGTGCGCAGCACGAATTCGACCAGCTCTTGCAGGGCGGGTTCGTCGTAGCCGTGGCGGGCCCAGTCGACGTCGAAGCGATGGATCATCGTCATGCCGAAGGTCTTGGCCTGCACCGAGGTCATGCTGTCGGGGTCGATGGCCGAGTACGAGCTCGTCAGCACGATGCGCAGATGCGGGGTGCGGCGCACGTCGGCGAGGGTGAAGACCGCGGCTTCGGTCATCGCCTCGGCCGGATCGTCGAGGCCGGCCACGTGCGCGGCCAGCCGGTCCAGGAAGCCGTCGACCGAGGCGATGGCCGCGGCCGTCAGCAGCGATTCGGCGCTGGGGAAATAGCGGTAGACGGTCTGGCGGATGACGCCGAGCGCGTCGGCCACATCGGCGATGCTGATCGCCGACCCGGTCCGCCCGATCAGCTCGACCGCGGTGGCGACGATGCGCCGACGGGCTTCCTCGTCGTCTTCGGGCGGACTCCCGCCCCATCCGCGTCTGCGCGCCACCGGCCGGACACTACCACCGCCTTCTCCCGGGTCGGCGATCTTCCTAAAGCAATCATACAAACAGATGCTTGGTTGTATGGTTACACCCGCAGCGCTGCCCCGCGCAGCGACAGACCCATCCCCTACGCGAGGTACTCCCTGTGACGAATGTGCAGCCCCGAAAGATGGATTTCGGATTCGAGGACGCGGATGTCCCGTTCCTGTGGAACCCGCAGAATCCCGCCTGGTCGAGCATGTCGAACGCGGTCTCGTTCCTGGCCGTCGGCTTCGAGAAGATGATCGTCAAGCTGATCATGCAGCTCAAGCCCGTGTTCACCGACCCGGAGGTGGCCGCGGAGGCCACCGCCTTCATGCGCCAGGAAGGCCATCACTCGACCGCGCACCGCCAGCACGTCAAGGCGCTGATCAAGAAATACCCGGGCCTTCAGAACACCCTCGACGCGGTGATCGGCGAATTCGACCTGCTCACCGA
This genomic interval carries:
- a CDS encoding VOC family protein is translated as MRGINHVVLYVSDLERSLAFYEDVLGFQRLPMGFPGGAFLRHAGSANDHDLGLFQARRAVAAPPGSVGLYHVAWEVDTLTELAAMRAALARAGALTGSGDHGSTKALYGRDPDGIEFEVCWLVPDARVEEALRPGAALTGPLDIDAEIERYGANMPGGPRTDPAVWARIAERDAAQGRS
- a CDS encoding GNAT family N-acetyltransferase — encoded protein: MSTVTQDRHTAGTTYRPLIESELTEADEIFRLAFGTFIGLPDPMAFAETADLVHTRWAADPSAAFAADIDGRLAGTNFGTHWGSVGVVGPLTVRPEYWDRGLGSLLMEPVMERFAAWDTTIQGLFTFAQSPKHVELYRKFGFWPRYLTAIMRKPVQRTQPAPGWMAYSELSGAEESTVLSMCRTLTDSVYPGLDLSGEMARARTHGDTVLLTDGRSVTGMAVCHLGAGTEAGHDVCLVKFGAVSPGPGAAERFDRLLDACEDLAAERGTGVLEAGTNLARTHAYSTMIARGYRTYLQGIAMHRPGDRGYSDPESYVIDDWR
- a CDS encoding acyl-[acyl-carrier-protein] thioesterase gives rise to the protein MSTATADRLAEIAFPLTPCPDLNRAFHEHWPVRLGDTDGQERLRLDAVARYLQDIGYDHLQVVEDGDLHPGWIVRRTVIDVLAPIEFGDRVHLRRWPSALSNRWCNMRIQVSSENGGQIETEMFLIHVDIEAGRPARMTDRFMAPMLAATDQHRLRWRPALEESTGVDADLRPFPLRVTDVDRYGHVNNAVHWEAVEEALARFPDAPAAPYRVILEHAGPVMAGDEVQIRSWQGADGLRVQLEVDGSARTLARIESV
- the gndA gene encoding NADP-dependent phosphogluconate dehydrogenase, which gives rise to MTSPTARAQIGVTGLAVMGSNIARNFARHGYTVALHNRSIAKVDALLAEHGGDGDFVRTESIEELIAALEKPRRVLIMVKAGEATDAVIEELAAAMEPGDIIIDGGNALYTDTIRREASLRERGLNFVGAGISGGEEGALNGPSIMPGGPAESYESLGPLLESVAAKVDGTPCCTHIGPDGSGHFVKMVHNGIEYADMQLIGEAYHLFRDALGFDAKQIADVFTQWNSGDLESYLVEITAEVLNQVDAKTGKALVDVIVDAAEQKGTGRWTVKSALDLGIPVTGIAEAVFARALSGSRAQRAAAKGLAAGTLADKPTDVETFTEDIRRALYASKVVAYAQGFDQIAAGSAEYGWGLKPGDLATIWRGGCIIRARFLNRIKEAYDENPNLESLILAPYFREAIETGIDSWRRVVATATMLGIPVPAFASSLSYYDALRAERLPAALTQGQRDFFGAHTYERIDAEGKFHTLWSGDRSEIQTS
- a CDS encoding TetR/AcrR family transcriptional regulator, with product MARRRGWGGSPPEDDEEARRRIVATAVELIGRTGSAISIADVADALGVIRQTVYRYFPSAESLLTAAAIASVDGFLDRLAAHVAGLDDPAEAMTEAAVFTLADVRRTPHLRIVLTSSYSAIDPDSMTSVQAKTFGMTMIHRFDVDWARHGYDEPALQELVEFVLRTMHSFLVSPGDPPRTEDELRAYLRRWMGASISAQRDFVTGTGAVGQ